In Streptomyces hawaiiensis, one genomic interval encodes:
- a CDS encoding FecCD family ABC transporter permease, with amino-acid sequence MLVESPPEQRAETAPAPPTRRAVRAFGLLMSVAILVLVALASIAIGAKELSLGQVWHGLFEDSGTYGDVVVAERLSRTVLGLLAGAALGLAGAVLQALTRNPLADPGLLGINAGASAAVVTAITYFGVTSLTGYVWFAFFGAAAVGALVWFLGGSRGATPVRLALAGTAISAALYGYLQAVMIMDEAALGKMRFWTVGSLASATDSTITQVLPFLLTGTVLALALARPLNAMAMGDDTAKALGANLNRTRALSMLAATVLCGAATAACGPIVFVGLMVPHVVRSFTGPDLRWILPYAAILSPVLLLGADVLGRIVARPSELQVGIVTAILGGPVFIFLVRRRRTAQL; translated from the coding sequence GTGTTGGTCGAGAGTCCCCCCGAACAGCGCGCGGAGACCGCCCCCGCGCCCCCGACCCGACGGGCGGTACGAGCCTTCGGGCTGCTCATGTCCGTCGCGATCCTGGTGCTCGTCGCGCTGGCGAGTATCGCGATCGGAGCGAAAGAACTGTCCCTCGGGCAGGTCTGGCACGGCTTGTTCGAGGACTCGGGGACCTACGGGGACGTCGTCGTGGCGGAGCGACTGTCGCGGACCGTGCTCGGGCTGCTCGCCGGCGCCGCACTCGGCCTGGCCGGGGCGGTCCTGCAGGCCCTCACGCGCAACCCGCTGGCCGATCCCGGCCTGCTCGGCATCAACGCGGGCGCGTCCGCCGCGGTCGTCACGGCCATCACGTACTTCGGGGTCACCTCGCTCACCGGCTACGTCTGGTTCGCGTTCTTCGGCGCGGCCGCGGTCGGGGCGCTGGTCTGGTTCCTGGGCGGCAGCAGGGGCGCGACACCGGTGCGACTCGCACTCGCCGGTACGGCGATCAGCGCCGCGCTCTACGGCTACCTCCAGGCCGTGATGATCATGGACGAGGCCGCGCTCGGCAAGATGCGGTTCTGGACGGTCGGTTCGCTGGCCTCGGCGACCGACTCGACCATCACGCAGGTCCTGCCGTTCCTGCTGACCGGCACGGTCCTGGCCCTCGCCCTGGCCCGGCCGCTCAACGCGATGGCCATGGGCGACGACACCGCCAAGGCGCTCGGCGCCAACCTCAACCGCACGCGGGCGCTGTCCATGCTGGCCGCGACCGTGCTGTGCGGGGCCGCGACCGCCGCCTGCGGGCCGATCGTGTTCGTCGGGCTGATGGTGCCGCACGTCGTGCGTTCCTTCACCGGGCCCGACCTGCGCTGGATCCTGCCGTACGCGGCGATCCTGTCGCCCGTGCTGCTGCTCGGCGCCGATGTCCTCGGGCGGATCGTGGCCCGGCCCTCGGAGCTCCAGGTGGGCATCGTCACCGCGATCCTCGGCGGACCGGTGTTCATCTTTCTCGTACGACGGCGGAGGACGGCGCAGCTGTGA
- the recN gene encoding DNA repair protein RecN, which produces MRIRSLGVIDDAVVELSPGFTAVTGETGAGKTMVVTSLGLLLGGRADPALVRIGAGKAVVEGRITVPRGATAAMRAEEAGAELDDGALLISRTVSAEGRSRAHLGGRSVPVGVLAELADELVAVHGQTDQQGLLKLSRQRQALDRYAGDAVAGPLAKYGEAYKRLRAVSAELDEITTRARERAQEADLLRFGLDEIAAVEPRPGEDVELAEEAERLGHAEALASAAAAAHAALAGNPEDPEGVDAGTLVAGAQRALDAVRSHDPALAALADRIGEIGILLRDAAGDLAGYADDLDADPLRLAAVEERRAALTGLTRKYGQDIATVLAWAEQSATRLTELDGDDERIGELTAERDALRSELGGLAQALTDARTEAAERFAAAVTAELASLAMPHARVSFDIRQTEDPEGVEVGGRPVAYGPAGADEVELLLAPHPGAPARPIAKGASGGELSRVMLAVEVVFAGTDPVPTYLFDEVDAGVGGKAAVEIGRRLARLAKNAQVVVVTHLPQVAAFADRQLLVEKTNDGSVTRSGVKVLEGEDRVRELSRMLAGQEDSETARAHAEELLAAARADG; this is translated from the coding sequence ATGCGGATACGGTCGCTGGGCGTGATCGACGATGCTGTCGTCGAGCTGTCGCCCGGGTTCACCGCGGTCACCGGTGAGACGGGTGCCGGCAAGACGATGGTGGTCACCAGCCTGGGGTTGCTGCTGGGCGGGCGGGCCGACCCTGCGCTCGTGCGGATCGGGGCCGGCAAGGCCGTCGTGGAGGGGCGGATCACCGTTCCCCGGGGCGCCACGGCCGCGATGCGCGCCGAGGAGGCCGGGGCCGAGCTCGACGACGGGGCCCTGCTGATCAGCCGTACCGTTTCCGCCGAGGGGCGCTCACGGGCGCACTTGGGCGGGCGCAGCGTGCCCGTGGGCGTGCTGGCCGAGCTCGCCGACGAGCTGGTGGCCGTGCACGGGCAGACCGACCAGCAGGGGCTGCTCAAGCTGTCCCGGCAGCGGCAGGCGCTCGACCGGTACGCCGGCGACGCGGTCGCCGGGCCGCTGGCCAAGTACGGCGAGGCCTACAAGCGGCTGCGGGCCGTCTCCGCCGAGCTCGACGAGATCACCACCCGGGCCCGTGAGCGGGCCCAGGAAGCCGACCTGCTGCGCTTCGGGCTCGACGAGATCGCCGCCGTCGAACCCCGTCCGGGTGAGGACGTGGAGCTGGCCGAGGAGGCCGAGCGGCTCGGGCACGCCGAGGCACTGGCGTCCGCCGCCGCGGCCGCGCACGCCGCCCTCGCCGGCAACCCCGAGGACCCGGAGGGCGTCGACGCCGGGACGCTCGTCGCGGGCGCGCAGCGGGCCCTGGACGCCGTACGGTCGCACGACCCGGCGCTGGCCGCGCTCGCCGACCGCATCGGGGAGATCGGGATCCTGCTGCGCGACGCGGCGGGCGACCTGGCGGGGTACGCCGACGACCTGGACGCCGATCCGCTGCGGCTGGCGGCCGTCGAGGAGCGGCGGGCCGCGCTCACCGGGCTGACGCGCAAGTACGGCCAGGACATCGCCACCGTGCTGGCCTGGGCCGAGCAGAGTGCCACCCGGCTGACCGAACTGGACGGCGACGACGAGCGGATCGGGGAGCTGACCGCCGAGCGGGACGCGCTGCGGTCCGAACTGGGCGGGCTGGCGCAGGCGTTGACGGACGCCCGGACGGAGGCCGCCGAGCGGTTCGCCGCCGCCGTGACCGCCGAGCTGGCCTCCCTCGCCATGCCGCACGCGCGGGTCTCCTTCGACATCCGGCAGACCGAGGACCCGGAGGGCGTCGAGGTCGGCGGGCGTCCGGTCGCCTACGGGCCCGCGGGCGCCGACGAGGTCGAGCTGCTGCTGGCCCCGCACCCGGGAGCGCCGGCGCGGCCGATCGCCAAGGGCGCGTCCGGCGGTGAACTGTCGCGGGTGATGCTGGCCGTGGAGGTCGTGTTCGCGGGGACGGATCCGGTGCCGACATACCTCTTCGACGAGGTCGACGCAGGGGTCGGCGGCAAAGCCGCGGTCGAGATCGGCCGGCGGCTCGCACGGCTGGCGAAGAACGCGCAGGTCGTGGTGGTGACGCATCTGCCCCAGGTGGCCGCCTTCGCCGACCGGCAGCTGCTGGTCGAGAAGACCAACGACGGGTCCGTGACCCGCTCCGGCGTCAAGGTCCTCGAAGGCGAGGACCGGGTCCGGGAGCTGTCGCGCATGCTCGCCGGGCAGGAGGACTCCGAGACGGCACGGGCGCACGCGGAGGAACTGCTGGCGGCGGCCCGGGCGGACGGCTAG
- a CDS encoding TlyA family RNA methyltransferase yields the protein MAGVARRRLDAELVRRKLARSREHAAQLIAAGRVSVGKTVAAKPATQVETAAAIVVSQDDSDPDYVSRGGHKLAGALAVFGPQGLAVEGRRALDAGASTGGFTDVLLRAGAAHVVAVDVGYGQLAWSLQKDERVTVKDRTNVRELTLEAIDGEPVDLVVGDLSFIPLGLVLPALVRCVKPDADLVMMVKPQFEVGKERLGSGGVVRSTQLRAEAVRGVAEKAWGLGLGVKGVTASPLPGPSGNVEYFLWLRSGAPELDPAEADRAVAEGPR from the coding sequence GTGGCAGGAGTCGCACGTCGCCGTCTGGACGCGGAGCTGGTCCGCCGGAAGCTCGCGCGCTCGCGTGAGCACGCCGCGCAGCTGATCGCCGCCGGGCGGGTCTCCGTCGGCAAGACCGTCGCGGCCAAACCCGCCACGCAGGTGGAGACGGCGGCCGCGATCGTGGTGAGCCAGGACGACAGCGACCCCGACTACGTCTCGCGCGGCGGCCACAAGCTGGCCGGCGCGCTCGCGGTGTTCGGGCCGCAGGGGCTGGCCGTCGAGGGGCGCAGGGCGCTCGACGCGGGCGCGTCCACCGGAGGTTTCACCGACGTCCTGCTGCGCGCGGGCGCCGCCCATGTCGTCGCTGTTGACGTCGGATACGGACAACTCGCGTGGTCCCTCCAGAAGGATGAACGCGTCACTGTCAAGGACCGTACGAACGTACGCGAGTTGACGCTTGAAGCGATCGATGGGGAGCCTGTGGATCTTGTCGTGGGGGATCTGTCCTTCATCCCGCTCGGGCTGGTCCTGCCCGCCCTGGTGCGGTGCGTGAAGCCGGACGCCGATCTGGTGATGATGGTCAAGCCGCAGTTCGAGGTGGGGAAGGAGCGGCTGGGCAGCGGGGGAGTGGTGCGCAGCACCCAGCTGCGGGCCGAGGCGGTACGCGGGGTGGCCGAGAAGGCCTGGGGGCTGGGGCTCGGGGTGAAGGGCGTGACGGCCAGTCCGCTGCCCGGGCCGTCGGGGAATGTCGAATACTTTCTGTGGCTGCGGTCCGGGGCACCGGAACTGGACCCGGCCGAGGCAGACCGTGCTGTGGCGGAGGGGCCGCGTTGA
- a CDS encoding ABC transporter ATP-binding protein produces MRPESRTSSGLNHQRSTVNRLSAENVTLAYDQRVIAEQLSVEIPDNSFTVIVGPNACGKSTLLRALSRMLKPSEGRVLLDGQVIQSMPAKKVARTLGLLPQSSVAPDGITVADLVGRGRYPHQGILRQWSAEDERVVQESMRQTGVAELGDRYVDELSGGQRQRVWIAMALAQQTPLLLLDEPTTFLDIQHQIDVLDLCAELHEEQGRTLVAVLHDLNHAARYATHLIALREGRVIAEGAPKDIVTAELVEEVFGLRCQVVDDPETGTPLVVPAARKARAERAGGKVAATEAS; encoded by the coding sequence ATGCGTCCCGAGAGCAGGACCAGCAGCGGACTGAACCATCAAAGGAGCACCGTGAACCGCCTGTCCGCCGAGAACGTCACCCTCGCCTACGACCAGCGGGTCATCGCGGAGCAGTTGTCGGTGGAGATACCCGACAACTCCTTCACCGTCATCGTGGGCCCCAACGCGTGCGGCAAGTCGACGCTGCTGCGGGCGCTGTCGCGGATGCTCAAGCCGAGTGAGGGCCGGGTGCTGCTGGACGGGCAGGTCATCCAGTCGATGCCCGCGAAGAAGGTCGCGCGGACCCTCGGCCTGCTGCCCCAGTCGTCCGTCGCGCCCGACGGCATCACCGTCGCCGACCTGGTGGGCCGCGGCCGCTACCCGCACCAGGGCATCCTGCGCCAGTGGTCGGCCGAGGACGAGCGGGTCGTCCAGGAGTCCATGCGGCAGACCGGTGTCGCCGAGCTCGGCGACCGCTACGTCGACGAGCTGTCGGGCGGCCAGCGCCAGCGGGTGTGGATCGCCATGGCGCTCGCCCAGCAGACGCCGCTGCTGCTGCTCGACGAGCCGACGACGTTTTTGGACATCCAGCACCAGATCGATGTCCTGGACCTGTGCGCGGAGCTGCACGAGGAGCAGGGGCGCACGCTGGTCGCCGTGCTGCACGACCTGAACCACGCCGCCCGCTACGCCACCCACCTCATCGCCCTGCGAGAGGGCCGGGTCATCGCCGAGGGCGCCCCGAAGGACATCGTCACGGCCGAACTGGTCGAGGAGGTCTTCGGGCTGCGCTGCCAGGTCGTCGACGACCCGGAGACGGGCACACCGCTGGTCGTGCCGGCGGCGCGCAAGGCCCGCGCCGAGAGGGCGGGCGGGAAGGTCGCGGCTACAGAAGCTTCCTGA
- a CDS encoding HAD hydrolase-like protein produces MSRSVRTRPEASGQALSEAYDTALLDLDGVVYAGGNAIAHAVESLARARAGGMRLAYVTNNALRTPDTVAGHLTELGIPTGAEDVVTSAQAVARLISEQAPQGARVLVIGGEGLRVALRERGLVPVESADDDPAAVVQGFGGPDLPWGRFAEASYAVARGVPWFASNTDLTIPSGRGIAPGNGAAVEVVRIATGAEPQVAGKPLPPMHRETILRTGAKRPLVVGDRLDTDIEGAFNGEVDSLLVLTGVTDGPQLLAAPPQHRPTFVDADLRGMLGGQPEVVEVGEGGFRCGGWTATAGADRLELAGEGGALDGLRALCAVAWTAAGEGVCELDGGKALARLGI; encoded by the coding sequence ATGAGCCGGAGCGTCAGGACGAGGCCCGAGGCCAGTGGGCAGGCCCTGAGCGAGGCGTACGACACGGCGCTGCTCGATCTGGACGGTGTCGTGTACGCGGGCGGGAACGCGATCGCGCACGCGGTCGAGTCGCTGGCCCGGGCCCGGGCGGGCGGGATGCGCCTGGCGTACGTGACGAACAACGCGCTGCGGACACCGGACACGGTGGCCGGGCATCTGACGGAGCTGGGGATACCGACGGGCGCGGAGGATGTCGTCACCTCGGCGCAGGCGGTCGCGCGGCTGATCAGCGAGCAGGCGCCGCAGGGGGCCCGGGTGCTGGTGATCGGCGGTGAGGGGCTGCGGGTCGCGCTGCGCGAACGCGGGCTGGTGCCCGTGGAGTCGGCGGACGACGATCCGGCGGCGGTGGTGCAGGGGTTCGGCGGGCCCGATCTGCCGTGGGGCCGGTTCGCCGAGGCGTCCTACGCGGTGGCGCGAGGCGTGCCGTGGTTCGCGTCCAACACCGACCTGACGATTCCGAGCGGCCGCGGGATCGCACCGGGCAACGGAGCCGCGGTGGAGGTCGTCCGCATCGCCACGGGTGCCGAGCCGCAGGTCGCGGGCAAGCCGCTGCCTCCGATGCACCGGGAGACGATCCTGCGCACGGGGGCGAAACGGCCGCTGGTGGTGGGGGACCGGCTGGACACGGACATCGAGGGTGCGTTCAACGGGGAGGTCGACTCGCTGCTCGTCCTGACCGGTGTCACCGACGGCCCGCAGTTGCTGGCCGCGCCGCCGCAGCACCGGCCGACGTTCGTGGACGCCGATCTGCGCGGGATGCTCGGCGGTCAGCCTGAGGTCGTCGAAGTGGGCGAGGGCGGGTTCCGGTGCGGTGGCTGGACGGCGACGGCCGGTGCGGACCGGCTGGAGCTCGCCGGGGAGGGCGGGGCTCTGGACGGGCTGCGCGCCCTGTGCGCCGTGGCGTGGACGGCGGCCGGTGAGGGTGTGTGCGAGCTGGACGGGGGGAAGGCGCTGGCGCGGCTGGGTATCTGA
- a CDS encoding NAD kinase: protein MTENRARTVFLLAHTGRPAAVRSAELVVKGLLRSGLGVRVLEAEARDLPLPAEVELVKEATPQCLDGCELLIVLGGDGTLLRGAEFARASGVPMLGVNLGRVGFLAEAERDDLDKVVDRVVSKAYEVEERMTVDVVVHRNGDIVHTDWALNEAAVQKVSAERMLEVVLEIDGRPVTGFGCDGIVCATPTGSTAYAFSAGGPVVWPEVEALLMVPISAHALFAKPLVTSPDSVLAVEVLPHIPPGVLWCDGRRTVELPPGARVEVRRGAVPVRLARLHHASFTDRLVAKFALPVSGWRGAPH, encoded by the coding sequence TTGACCGAGAACCGAGCTCGTACTGTTTTCCTGCTCGCCCACACGGGCCGGCCCGCGGCCGTGCGCAGTGCCGAGCTCGTGGTGAAGGGGCTGCTGCGCTCCGGCCTCGGTGTGCGCGTCCTGGAGGCCGAGGCGCGCGACCTGCCGCTGCCGGCGGAAGTGGAGCTGGTCAAGGAGGCCACTCCGCAGTGCCTCGACGGGTGTGAGCTGCTCATCGTCCTGGGCGGCGACGGCACGCTGCTGCGGGGCGCCGAGTTCGCGCGGGCGTCGGGTGTGCCGATGCTCGGCGTCAACCTCGGGCGCGTCGGGTTCCTCGCGGAGGCCGAGCGGGACGACCTCGACAAGGTCGTCGACCGGGTGGTGTCCAAGGCGTACGAGGTCGAGGAGCGGATGACCGTCGACGTCGTCGTGCACCGCAACGGGGACATCGTGCACACGGACTGGGCGCTGAACGAGGCGGCTGTGCAGAAGGTGTCCGCCGAGCGGATGCTGGAGGTCGTCCTGGAGATCGACGGACGGCCGGTGACCGGGTTCGGCTGCGACGGGATCGTGTGCGCGACGCCGACCGGGTCGACCGCGTACGCCTTCTCGGCGGGCGGGCCGGTGGTGTGGCCGGAGGTCGAGGCGCTGCTGATGGTGCCGATCTCCGCGCACGCGCTGTTCGCGAAGCCGCTCGTGACATCGCCGGATTCTGTGTTGGCTGTGGAGGTTCTGCCGCACATTCCGCCGGGTGTGCTGTGGTGTGACGGGCGGCGGACGGTCGAGTTGCCGCCCGGGGCGAGGGTGGAGGTGCGGCGGGGGGCGGTGCCGGTTCGGCTGGCCCGGCTGCACCATGCTTCGTTCACGGACCGGCTGGTGGCCAAGTTCGCGCTGCCTGTTTCCGGGTGGCGGGGGGCTCCTCACTAG
- a CDS encoding FecCD family ABC transporter permease, translated as MKTTNRAVRTPGGLSIRLDVRAVTVVLLLLVAALVASVVLIGTGDFPIPAADVLRTLVGEGNPGQEFIVNELRLPRVLVGLLVGASLGLGGALFQAISRNPLGSPDVLGLGQGATAGALMVIVLTSGTANQVAAGALVGGLLTGLAIYVLAWKRGVHGYRLVLVGIGVSAIVTAVNGYLLTKSDIVDAARAVVWMTGSLDGRDWDQVWPLLALTAVLVPLVLVNARGLRMMEMGDDVSYALGVRVERVRLLLMVAAVLLTASATAAAGPVSFVALTAPQLARRLTRSPGPNLVPSLCMGAALLVVADWVAQRAFGAEQLPVGVVTGVLGGVYLLWLLVSERRAGRI; from the coding sequence GTGAAGACCACCAACCGTGCCGTGCGGACTCCGGGCGGGCTCTCGATACGCCTGGACGTGCGGGCCGTCACCGTCGTGCTCCTGCTGCTCGTCGCGGCGCTCGTGGCGAGTGTCGTGCTCATCGGCACCGGCGACTTCCCGATCCCGGCCGCCGACGTGCTGCGGACGCTGGTCGGCGAGGGCAACCCGGGCCAGGAGTTCATCGTCAACGAGCTGCGGCTGCCGCGGGTCCTGGTCGGGCTGCTGGTCGGCGCCTCACTGGGGCTGGGCGGCGCTCTGTTCCAGGCCATCTCGCGCAATCCGCTGGGCAGTCCGGACGTGCTCGGCCTCGGGCAGGGGGCGACGGCCGGCGCGCTCATGGTGATCGTGCTGACCTCCGGGACCGCCAACCAGGTCGCCGCCGGGGCGCTGGTGGGCGGCCTGTTGACCGGGCTCGCCATCTACGTGCTCGCCTGGAAGCGGGGTGTGCACGGCTACCGGCTGGTCCTGGTCGGTATCGGCGTCTCCGCGATCGTCACGGCGGTCAACGGCTATCTGCTCACCAAGTCCGACATCGTGGACGCGGCCCGCGCGGTCGTGTGGATGACCGGCTCCCTCGACGGCCGGGACTGGGATCAGGTGTGGCCGCTGCTCGCGCTGACCGCCGTGCTGGTGCCGCTCGTCCTCGTCAACGCGCGCGGGCTGCGGATGATGGAGATGGGCGACGACGTGTCGTACGCCCTCGGGGTGCGGGTCGAACGCGTACGGCTGCTGCTCATGGTCGCGGCGGTGCTGCTCACCGCGTCCGCCACCGCCGCGGCCGGTCCCGTCAGCTTCGTCGCGCTCACCGCGCCGCAGCTGGCCCGGCGCCTGACCCGCTCGCCCGGGCCGAACCTGGTGCCCTCGCTGTGCATGGGAGCGGCTCTGCTGGTCGTCGCCGACTGGGTCGCCCAGCGGGCGTTCGGCGCCGAGCAGCTGCCCGTGGGCGTGGTCACCGGCGTGCTCGGCGGGGTCTACCTGCTGTGGCTGCTGGTCAGCGAGCGCAGGGCGGGCCGGATATGA
- a CDS encoding sterol-binding protein: protein MATIEECRSALDKLSDSMQRAEGDVRDAAALDRSVSCHITDLDVTFVGRMRGGRIEVHDTVPGPPPGKAEIRLAMTGDDLVALVGGELHFAKAWGSGRVKLHASVRDLFQLRKLL from the coding sequence ATGGCCACGATCGAGGAGTGCCGCAGCGCACTCGACAAGCTCTCGGACAGCATGCAGCGCGCCGAAGGGGACGTCCGCGACGCCGCGGCCCTGGACCGCTCGGTGAGCTGTCACATCACGGACCTGGACGTGACCTTCGTCGGCCGGATGCGCGGCGGGCGGATCGAGGTGCACGACACCGTGCCGGGGCCGCCGCCCGGCAAGGCCGAGATCAGACTCGCCATGACCGGCGACGACCTGGTGGCCCTGGTCGGCGGCGAGCTGCACTTCGCCAAGGCCTGGGGCTCCGGCCGCGTGAAGCTGCACGCGTCGGTGCGGGACCTGTTCCAGCTCAGGAAGCTTCTGTAG
- a CDS encoding PucR family transcriptional regulator has protein sequence MDSGTDSGYDTQGAGITVQRALELPGLRSGLPEVLAGAERLGRTVRWVHAGEVPHIASLLKGGELLLTTGYGLGTRPAEQRAFVRTLAERGISALVVELGPRFTRLPASLVDTARAAGLPLVQLHREVPFVTVTEEVHTEIVNGHYALLQRAEEVHRRCTQAVLGGGGVPRVLGILADFAGNPMFLETAEGQLLYAAGAGPEGADPLQVWEGLRGQHKDEPPLAGSVFVDVPGGGPGSGGVRARLVLLPVRTPLTPVHRMAAERAAGILAVVLMQARQEEELAARGRGDFPTDLAEGRVTAEDAPAQARVLGFRPGEGPLLPVVMRLGDTLSQGGGWAVPARAISEELASVGVPVLLGVRPVEGRVLVLLGLRAEPERAAVADRVAAALRAGVGRAGLPRPGGQPPVVVVGMAGGWTAAASGLRHAAETATAARGLPDRPWYDARRLDIDLLLWRLRDHPDLAAFVDRALGPLLEHDRRSRPPLLPTLTTYLAHAGRKAETARELHLNRQTLYNRLARIGELLGTDLDDPQTVLALSLALRARRHVP, from the coding sequence ATGGACAGCGGGACGGACAGCGGTTACGACACCCAGGGCGCCGGGATCACCGTGCAGCGGGCGCTGGAGCTGCCCGGGCTGCGCAGCGGTCTGCCCGAGGTGCTGGCGGGCGCCGAGCGGCTCGGGCGGACCGTGCGCTGGGTGCACGCCGGCGAGGTGCCGCACATCGCCTCGCTGCTGAAGGGCGGCGAACTGCTGCTCACGACGGGTTACGGCCTCGGCACCCGCCCCGCCGAGCAGCGGGCGTTCGTGCGCACCCTGGCCGAGCGCGGCATCTCGGCCCTGGTCGTGGAACTCGGTCCGCGCTTCACCCGGCTTCCCGCGTCCCTCGTCGACACGGCACGCGCGGCCGGGCTGCCGCTGGTCCAACTGCACCGAGAGGTGCCGTTCGTCACGGTGACGGAGGAGGTCCACACCGAGATCGTCAACGGCCACTACGCCCTGCTCCAGCGGGCCGAGGAGGTGCACCGGCGGTGCACGCAGGCCGTGCTGGGCGGCGGCGGTGTGCCCCGCGTGCTCGGCATTCTGGCCGACTTCGCCGGCAATCCCATGTTCCTGGAGACGGCGGAAGGGCAGTTGCTGTACGCGGCCGGGGCCGGTCCCGAGGGCGCGGACCCGCTCCAGGTGTGGGAGGGGCTGCGCGGGCAGCACAAGGACGAGCCGCCGCTCGCGGGCTCGGTGTTCGTGGACGTGCCGGGCGGCGGGCCCGGCAGCGGGGGCGTCCGGGCGCGTCTGGTCCTGCTGCCCGTGCGGACTCCCCTGACGCCCGTGCACCGGATGGCCGCCGAGCGCGCCGCGGGCATCCTGGCCGTGGTGCTGATGCAGGCACGGCAGGAGGAGGAACTGGCGGCGCGCGGGCGCGGCGACTTCCCCACCGACCTCGCCGAGGGCCGGGTCACGGCGGAGGACGCCCCGGCGCAGGCACGCGTGCTGGGCTTCAGGCCGGGCGAGGGCCCGTTGCTGCCGGTGGTCATGCGGCTCGGGGACACTCTCTCCCAGGGCGGCGGCTGGGCCGTGCCGGCCCGGGCGATCTCGGAGGAGCTGGCGTCGGTGGGCGTGCCCGTGCTGCTGGGGGTGCGGCCGGTGGAAGGCCGGGTGCTGGTGCTGCTCGGACTGCGTGCGGAACCGGAGCGGGCGGCGGTGGCGGACCGGGTCGCGGCGGCACTGCGGGCCGGTGTGGGCCGGGCCGGGTTGCCGCGGCCGGGCGGGCAGCCGCCGGTGGTGGTCGTGGGAATGGCCGGGGGCTGGACGGCGGCGGCCTCGGGCCTGCGGCACGCGGCCGAGACGGCCACGGCGGCCCGGGGCCTGCCGGACCGGCCCTGGTACGACGCCCGCCGCCTCGACATCGACCTGCTGCTGTGGCGGCTGCGCGACCATCCGGATCTGGCGGCCTTCGTCGACCGCGCCCTCGGCCCGCTCCTGGAGCACGACCGCCGCTCCCGGCCGCCGCTGCTGCCCACGCTGACGACGTACCTCGCCCACGCGGGTCGCAAGGCGGAGACGGCCCGGGAGCTGCACCTGAACCGGCAGACCCTCTACAACCGCCTGGCACGCATCGGGGAGTTGCTGGGCACCGACCTCGACGACCCGCAGACGGTCCTGGCCCTGAGCCTGGCCCTGCGGGCCCGCAGGCACGTGCCGTAG
- a CDS encoding glycosyltransferase family 4 protein, translating into MTPVSSHSPHGQLPLRTVQVLGGGNAASSAHVRSLAAGLVARGVKVTVCAPYEADRAYDFSGAGADHVHVPRSSDPVSVAALRAACAGADLVHAHGLHASFRTVLALSGRRVRTPLVVTWHDRAHADGARSHMLRVLERRVVKAATVVLGTTSALVDRARLTGARDARLAAVALPGPRRPREPDDPDRRRSKVRAELGAIGRPLLMAVGSLESHRGYDVLLDAARAWRRLDPVPLVVIAGEGPLRGELQGRIEEEGLPVRLIGRRDDVTDLLAAADLALLPSRWEARSVLAQEALHARVPLVATRVGGIPELVGDAAELVPYGDAKALADSVVRLLGDRAGRELLTARGTRQAATWPTEDETVAQVLSVYDELTQPRPLP; encoded by the coding sequence GTGACCCCCGTGAGCAGCCACTCACCGCATGGCCAGTTGCCGCTGCGCACCGTGCAGGTACTGGGCGGAGGCAATGCCGCCAGCAGTGCGCATGTGCGCTCGCTGGCCGCGGGGCTCGTCGCGCGGGGCGTGAAAGTCACGGTGTGCGCCCCCTATGAGGCCGATCGCGCCTATGACTTCAGCGGTGCAGGGGCCGACCACGTGCACGTTCCGCGCAGCAGCGACCCGGTGTCGGTGGCCGCCCTGCGGGCGGCCTGCGCCGGCGCCGATCTGGTGCACGCGCACGGGCTGCACGCCTCCTTCCGCACCGTGCTCGCCCTCAGCGGGCGGCGCGTGCGCACTCCGCTCGTCGTGACGTGGCACGACCGGGCGCACGCCGACGGCGCGCGGTCCCACATGCTCCGCGTGCTGGAGCGAAGGGTCGTGAAGGCGGCCACCGTGGTCCTGGGCACGACCTCGGCGCTCGTGGACCGGGCCCGGCTCACCGGCGCGCGGGACGCACGGCTCGCGGCCGTCGCGCTGCCCGGCCCCCGCCGGCCCCGCGAGCCCGACGACCCCGACCGACGGCGGTCCAAGGTGCGCGCCGAACTCGGAGCCATCGGACGACCGTTGCTGATGGCCGTCGGCTCCCTGGAAAGCCACCGCGGATACGACGTGCTGCTGGACGCCGCGCGTGCCTGGCGCCGCCTCGATCCCGTGCCCCTGGTCGTGATCGCAGGGGAGGGGCCGCTGCGTGGTGAACTCCAGGGGCGGATCGAGGAGGAGGGGCTGCCGGTCCGGCTCATCGGGCGGCGCGACGACGTCACCGACCTGCTCGCCGCCGCCGACCTCGCCCTGCTGCCGAGCCGCTGGGAGGCGCGCTCCGTCCTCGCCCAGGAGGCCCTCCACGCGCGCGTGCCGCTCGTTGCGACGCGTGTCGGCGGCATCCCCGAACTCGTCGGCGACGCGGCCGAACTCGTCCCGTACGGGGACGCCAAGGCCCTCGCCGACTCCGTCGTACGGCTGCTCGGCGACCGGGCGGGTCGCGAACTGCTGACGGCCAGGGGCACCCGGCAGGCCGCCACCTGGCCGACCGAGGACGAGACGGTCGCCCAAGTCCTCAGCGTGTACGACGAGTTGACCCAGCCCCGACCCCTCCCGTAA